A stretch of DNA from Bacteroidales bacterium WCE2008:
GTGGTCAGATTCCCTCTTGTCCTCCGGAGGCATCTGCATGTAGTCTCCGTATATCTGGCGGAGCAGGGAATCGTATCCGGCAGGAAGCTGAACCTCCAGGCCGTCGAACTGCATCGTCGTGGTATCCTTGAACCACTCCTTTGAATAGATTTCCTTGAATGTTGGATATGGAGAGCCAAGGCTCACATAATAATCCCCTTCCGATCCGGCGAGGGACTCGTCCATCTTGTTGAATCTGGACCTGTACCAGTATCTCAGATAGCGAAGTATGCACCTGTCGATCACCGCCACGCAGATGGCGTGGAAGTCGAGCCGTTCCCATGATTTTTTCCAGTCCTCGAAGCGGTATTTCCTGGTGCCCCGCTTGTACAGCTGGAATATTTTGAGATATTTCTTCCTGAAAGCATCTATAGCGGAGACATCTCCGTCGCATGAATCCAGCGGAAAGACATCCACGAACACGCCGGTATCCACCCTGTATTTCCACATCTCCTGCAGGGAGGTCCTGCGATCCACATATTTGATGTATGAGAATGGCACGTCGTAGTCACCCCTGCGGGCGGCAAGTATGCCATATCCGTCAGGGAAAGCATCTATCTTAAGTAACTTCTCATAATCCTCCCTCGGCATATAGACGTCTATGTCGTCGTCCCACGGAACCATGCCCTTATGTCGCACGGCACCAATTGCGCCGCCATAGGCGAGGTACCAGCGCAGACCGTTCGCGGAGCAGAAATCCATGAACGAGCCAAGAGTCCGGAGCAGCACCTCCTTGAACTCCTGCATAAACAGAATGGATATGACCCTGTCTGTCTTGCGGCTGCGGTTCTTCTCCAGATCCCTTACAAGAAGGGCGTTCGAGATTGCATCCATCGGACGCGGATTGTTGGCCAGACGGTCGGGGTTGACGCTGTCGAGATATGAATCCCAGTCGATGTCCTGATTCCTGCGGAGTTCGCTTATACCCAGTCTGTCGACATAGGCGAGCATTTCAGCCGCAGTACTCATCCCAAGCACTTCCTTAAGCCTGGATATCCTGTCCGTATATTCCCCGAAATCCTTTCCGGAATAATCAGAGACAGTGCAGCCGAGATTATATCCGAAGAAAAACGGGAAAGTCAGAGCGACCGCATGACCATGAGGATAAAGATATTCGCTGGTGAATGTATATGAATATGCATGCGGAGCGGTAGTTCTCGTGATATTGATGGCGCGTCCGGCCCAGTATGCGCCCTCTGCCATCTTCGCCCTGTCCTCCAGAGTCATGTAAGCTGCCTTCGGGAGGGTCTTCCACATGAGTCCGAGAGCCTTGAATGCGTATGAGCATGATTCTTCGGTCGCGCCGACGCTCCAGACGGATTCGATCGCCTGAGCGATTGCGTCGAAGCCGGCGCAGATCGTCAGATAAAGGTTGGAAGAACATGTAAACGGCGGATAGACGACCGCATAATCCGGGAGGACGTCCTCCGCCTCCATGGACATTTTCTTCCCGTCCTTGTAGAGGACGGCGAATTTCGTGGCTTCAGCCCCGGTCCCGGAGGTCGTCGGGATCGCCACGAGCGGGATCATCTTCTTCGAGCCTGTCACGGCCTCGATGCGGGCTGCGGCCAGATGGCGGATCGCCTTGGCTATGTCCATGCCGCTGCCTCCCCCGACTCCGATGACGACGTCCGCGCCGGAGGCTATGAAGGCTTCGCAGCCGGCCTCGGCTTCTTCGTACTTCGGATTGCTGGAAAAGGCGTCGAATTCCGTGACCTCATACCCCTTCAGCAGGCTGCCCATCGCTTCGGCGGCTCCACAGTCGGAGTAGGATTTATGGCCGTGGACAAGGAAGATGCCGGATGGCGCAAGGCCGTCAAGCACCTTTTTCAGGCTTTCGAGGGCGTCGTTTCCTATGAAGTGGTACTGGTCAGACATATTATTCTTTGTTCGGAAGTAATTCAAGAATCTCCTTTACGGACATGCAATACTGCTCCGACGCCTCTTTGCAGCGGCCATGTTCCAGGATCGAAGTCGCACAGGCGACCATCGCCGGGTAGGCGGCGCGCAGAAGATGGTTGGCGTAGATCACTATGTTGATGCCCCATGAGGCCAGTTCGTCCTCTGTGACTGCGTCGTAGGTCGTCGGCACCGCTACCAGAGGGATGTCGGGTCTGACGGCCTTGAAGCGGCGGCAAAATTCATGGATATCCTCTCCTGATTTCTCCTTGCTGTGGATCATGATACCGTCTGCGCCGGCCTCTACATAGGCTGCGGCTCTTTCGAGGGCGTCATCGACGCTCTTGCCGGCGATCAGGCTCTCGATTCTGGCGATGATCATGAAATCCTCAGTCACCTGGGCATCCTTGCCGGTGCGGATTTTTTCGCAGAAATTCTCGATGCTGTCCTGGGTCTGGGCGGCGTCGGTGCCGAAGAGGGAGTTATGCTTGTCCCCCACCTTGTCCTCAATGATGACGGCCGAGACTCCGAGTCGCTCGAGAGTCCTTACCGTAAAGCGGAACTGGGATGGCTTGCCTCCGGTGTCGCCGTCGAAGATTACCGGCTTGGTGGTAACTTCGAGGGCGTCGTTAAGGCCCTGAAGACGGTTGGTAAGGTCGACGGCTTCAGTGTCCGGTTTTCCTTTGGAAGTCGAGTCCGTGAGGGAACTTGACCACATTCCGTCGAATTCTATCTTCATCCCGTTCTTCTGGACGGAAGTATTTTCTATGATCAGGCCGGTAAGTCCGTTGTGGGACTCCATGAAGCGTACTATCTTCTTGGCGCCGATAAGGCGGCGGAGTCTTTTGAGGCGGATTTCAGGGGTGGTGCCGATTTCCTTGAGGCGCTGGTTCATCGCGGTCGAAGATATGCCCTTGGTATAAGGGATGTCAATCACCTGGCCGCCCCAGGCCGCCATGCAGTCGATTATCCTCTGGCGGGTCTGCTTCTGGACGCCTTCTTTCCAGTCATCGCCGTGGACGACGTAGTCCGGTTTCAGCTTGAGCAGGTTCGGCACATAGTCCAGGGTGGTCTGCTCGACAACACGGTCGACGCCTTTTATGTTGGATACGATCTCCGCACGCTGGTTGTAATCTAGGTACGGGAGTCTCTTGTAACTTGCTATCGCCGCATCGGTAAGCACGCCTACGGTCACGCTGCCCAGTTCGGCGGCATGATGGATTATGTTGAGATGGCCGGGATGAATCATGTCGGCGCTCATCCCCACATATACTGTCTTCTTCATTTCTTCTTCGAATTATACTCCTCCAGCGCATGCTTCAGACATTCGAGAGCCTTTGCAAGATCTTCGACGCAGAGCACGTACGCTATCCTGACCTCGTTTTTGCCGAGTCCCGGAGTGCTGTAGAATCCGGCGGCCGGAGCCATCATCACGGTAGCGCCTTCATATTCGAAGTCGGTCAGGCACCAGCGGCAGAAATCCTCCGCATCCTCGACAGGCAGGCTGGCAAGCGTATAGAACGCTCCCTCCGGCATCGGGCTGTAAACGCCCGGAATCTTGTTGAGTCCGTCGATGATGAAATCACGGCGGGCCTTATATTCGTCGAAGCAAGCCTTCGAATACTCCTCCGTCCCGTCGATGGAAGCCTCGGCCACGATCTGTCCGAGAAGAGGAGGGCAAAGACGGCTCTGGGCCACTTTCATGGCACATTCTATGACTTCTTTGTTATGGGTGACAATCATTCCGATCCTGATTCCGCACTCGGAATAACGCTTCGAGACGGAGTCCACGAGAATCACGTTCTGCTCTATCCCTTCGAGGGTCATGGCAGACTTATACGGAACTCCGGTATAGCAGAATTCGCGGTATGCCTCATCCGATATTAGGAAAAGGTCATGCTTCTTGACGATGTCGCGTATGCTCAGGAGTTCCTCGTCCGGATACAGGTAGCCGGTAGGATTGTTCGGGTTGCAGAGCAGGATAGCCCTGGTCTTCGGAGTGATGGCCTTTTCGAAGGCCTCGACCGGAGGAAGCGCGAATCCGTTCTCGATATATGAGCGCACGGTCTTGACGACAACGCCGGCGGATTCGGCAAAGCTCAGGTAATTGGCATATCCCGGCTCGACCATTATGATTTCGTCACCGGGATCGAGACAGGAAAGGAAAAGCATCAGAAGGGCTTCTGACCCTCCCGTGGTAACCATTATCTCCTCCGGAGTAACACTGATTCCGCATTTCGCGTAATAGCTCGCGAATTTCTCACGTACGGAAAGAAGTCCTTGGGAATGAGTGTATTCGAGAGTTTTTCTATCAATATTCTTGAGCGCGTCGAGGGCTTTCTGCGGGGTCGGCAGGTCTGGCTGTCCGATATTGAGGTGATATACCTTCACACCACGCTTTTTTGCCTCGTCAGCAAACGGCACAAGTTTTCTGATAGGCGATGCGGGAAGCCTTACTCCCCTTTTCGATATCTTAGGCATAAAATCACAATTTAATCTAAAAGGCTAAGTTAATGATTATTTTCCGATTTACGAATAAAAACCTCTACAGAGACGCGAGGTACCATTCATAGAGACGGGAAACGCCGTCTTCTAGTTCGACGGAATGCCTCCATCCGAGACTGTTCAGCTTGCTCACGTCCGTAAGCTTGCGAGGAGTTCCGTCCGGCCTGGAAGAGTCCCAGAGTATCTCCCCTTCATATCTAGTCGCCGCCGCGACTAGGGCGGCAAGCTCCTTTATCGTAATTTCTTTTCCTGTGCCGACATTGATGTGGCAGTTGCGGATTTCCTTGATCCCGTCCTTGTTCACGGGACCGTCCGCGACGTCCTTGAAGTCCACGTTCAGCAGCACATGCACGCTGGCGTCAGCCATGTCTTCGCTCCAGAGGAACTCCCTGAGGGCATTTCCGGTGCCCCAGAGCCTGACTTTCCCGGCTTCGACTCCATATCTGCCCAGCACGGCCAGTATATCGGCATCGGAGGCATCCCCTCCTACGCCCTCGACGGGACGTGCGGCGAGGTCCCTACGCACCAGAGGCCAGTCTCCCCGCTGCAGGGCTCCGGCAAGATGGATCTTACGGATCATCGCAGGAAGCACATGGCTCTTCTCCAGGTCGAAATTGTCATTCGGGCCATAGAGGTTGGTCGGCATCACGGCTATATAGTTGCAGCCATACTGCAGGCTGAAGCTTTCGCACATCTTCAGGCCCGCGATCTTGGCTATGGCATAAGGTTCATTGGTATATTCGAGCTCCGATGTTAGAAGCGCGTCCTCCGCCATCGGCTGAGGGGCCATCTTGGGATAGATACAAGTGCTTCCCAGGAAGAGAAGTTTCTTGACTCCATGTCTCCAGCTCTCCCCGATCACATTCTGCTGGATCTGCAGGTTTCGGTATATGAAATCCGCGCGCAGCTTCAGGTTCGCCATGATTCCTCCGACGAAAGCTGCGGCCAGCACGACTGCGTCCGGTTTCTCGCGGTCGAAGAATTCACGCACGGCGACAGGGTCCATCAGGTCAAGCTCAGCATGGGTCCGTCCAATCAGGTTGGTGTATCCGCGGCTGATGAGATTGTCCCATATCGCCGAACCGACCAGGCCTTTGTGCCCGGCTACATATATCTTTGAACTTTTGTCTAACATTTTGAAAGATCAAATTCTACCATTTCCTTCACCAGACTCCCGAAAGAGGTCCGGCGAGGATTCCAGCCCAGCTTGGTACGGGCCTTGGAAGGGTCGCCGAGCAGGCTGTCCACTTCGCTCGGACGGAAGAAACGGGGATCCACCTCGACCAGTACCTTGCCTGTGGCGGCGTCTATTCCCTTTTCTTCGAGGCCTGAGCCCTCCCATCGAAGCTCGATGCCGGCATACTTGAAGGCAAGGGTACAGAACTCACGCACCGAATGCTGCTCGCCCGTGGCGATCACATAATCTTCAGGCTGGTCCTGCTGCAGCATCAGCCACATGCACTCCACATAGTCCTGGGCATGTCCCCAGTCGCGGAGCGCGTCCAGGTTGCCGAGATATAGTTTCTCCTGCAATCCCTTGGCGATCCTTGCTGCGGCCATGGTGATTTTCTTGGTCACGAAATTCTCTCCGCGACGCGGAGACTCATGATTGAAAAGTATTCCGTTGACTGCATACATTCCGTAGCTCTCCCTATAGTTCTTGACTATCCAGAAGCCGTAGAGCTTGGCCACGCCGTACGGAGAACGCGGGTAGAACGGAGTCGCCTCATTCTGAGGCACTTTCTGAACCTTGCCGTACAGTTCCGAGGTGGAAGCCTGATATATGCGGCAGGTCTTCTCCAGACCGCATATCCGCACTGCCTCCAGCAGGCGCAGCACGCCCACGGCATCTGTCTCCGCGGTGAATTCAGGTACTTCGAAGCTGACCTTCACATGGCTCTGCGCGGCCAGGTTGTATATTTCATCAGGTTTGATTTCGCTTATGAGACGGATCAGGGAGCTCGAGTCGGTCATGTCTCCGTAATGGAGATTGATCTGGCGTCCGTTTTTCATGTCCCTTACCCACTCGTCGAGATACAGATGCTCTATCCTCCCGGTGTTGAAGGAGGAAGAACGGCGGAGCACGCCATGCACCTCATATCCCTTTCCGAGAAGGAATTCCGCAAGATAGGAACCGTCCTGGCCGGTTATGCCGGTAATCAATGCTTTAGCCATAAAAAGAATACTTTTGTCCCGTAAAATTAATCATATTTTGTGGATTTACGAAAAAGTCGTACATTTGCAGCGGGAAAGTCGTACACGACCAGCTCCCTCCAAACTCCCCCAGGGCCGGAAGGCAGCAAGGGTAGGAGGTCGTAGCGGTGCGATGTGCTAAGCTTTCCCTTTTTTTTGCTATATTTGTGAAGTAACATAAACTAATAGCAATGACTGACAAGAAATTAGAAATACGATACAGGGAATACGGAAGCGTCGAGGACCTCGCTCCGGAGGACAAGGAGCTGGCGCTCTCGGCCATCGAGGCACAGAAGAGTTCCTACGCTCCTTATTCTAAATTCAATGTCGGCGCTGCCGTGCGTCTTGCCGACGGCTCGATAGTAAAAGGCTCCAACCAGGAGAATGCGGCCACCCCGTCCGGCCTCTGCGCCGAGAGGACAGCCATGTTCGCAGCCTCTGCCACCCATCCGGGCGTGCCGATGGTCAGCCTGGCAATCGTAGGAGGTCCCGGCTACACTATCTGCGACGAACCTGCCACTCCGTGCGGCTCATGCCGTCAGGTCATGGCCGAGTACCAGAAAGTGGGAGGCCGGCCGATCGGAATC
This window harbors:
- a CDS encoding Alcohol dehydrogenase, class IV; its protein translation is MSDQYHFIGNDALESLKKVLDGLAPSGIFLVHGHKSYSDCGAAEAMGSLLKGYEVTEFDAFSSNPKYEEAEAGCEAFIASGADVVIGVGGGSGMDIAKAIRHLAAARIEAVTGSKKMIPLVAIPTTSGTGAEATKFAVLYKDGKKMSMEAEDVLPDYAVVYPPFTCSSNLYLTICAGFDAIAQAIESVWSVGATEESCSYAFKALGLMWKTLPKAAYMTLEDRAKMAEGAYWAGRAINITRTTAPHAYSYTFTSEYLYPHGHAVALTFPFFFGYNLGCTVSDYSGKDFGEYTDRISRLKEVLGMSTAAEMLAYVDRLGISELRRNQDIDWDSYLDSVNPDRLANNPRPMDAISNALLVRDLEKNRSRKTDRVISILFMQEFKEVLLRTLGSFMDFCSANGLRWYLAYGGAIGAVRHKGMVPWDDDIDVYMPREDYEKLLKIDAFPDGYGILAARRGDYDVPFSYIKYVDRRTSLQEMWKYRVDTGVFVDVFPLDSCDGDVSAIDAFRKKYLKIFQLYKRGTRKYRFEDWKKSWERLDFHAICVAVIDRCILRYLRYWYRSRFNKMDESLAGSEGDYYVSLGSPYPTFKEIYSKEWFKDTTTMQFDGLEVQLPAGYDSLLRQIYGDYMQMPPEDKRESDHHHYILDLKRKLS
- a CDS encoding phosphoenolpyruvate mutase, with translation MKKTVYVGMSADMIHPGHLNIIHHAAELGSVTVGVLTDAAIASYKRLPYLDYNQRAEIVSNIKGVDRVVEQTTLDYVPNLLKLKPDYVVHGDDWKEGVQKQTRQRIIDCMAAWGGQVIDIPYTKGISSTAMNQRLKEIGTTPEIRLKRLRRLIGAKKIVRFMESHNGLTGLIIENTSVQKNGMKIEFDGMWSSSLTDSTSKGKPDTEAVDLTNRLQGLNDALEVTTKPVIFDGDTGGKPSQFRFTVRTLERLGVSAVIIEDKVGDKHNSLFGTDAAQTQDSIENFCEKIRTGKDAQVTEDFMIIARIESLIAGKSVDDALERAAAYVEAGADGIMIHSKEKSGEDIHEFCRRFKAVRPDIPLVAVPTTYDAVTEDELASWGINIVIYANHLLRAAYPAMVACATSILEHGRCKEASEQYCMSVKEILELLPNKE
- a CDS encoding aspartate aminotransferase → MPKISKRGVRLPASPIRKLVPFADEAKKRGVKVYHLNIGQPDLPTPQKALDALKNIDRKTLEYTHSQGLLSVREKFASYYAKCGISVTPEEIMVTTGGSEALLMLFLSCLDPGDEIIMVEPGYANYLSFAESAGVVVKTVRSYIENGFALPPVEAFEKAITPKTRAILLCNPNNPTGYLYPDEELLSIRDIVKKHDLFLISDEAYREFCYTGVPYKSAMTLEGIEQNVILVDSVSKRYSECGIRIGMIVTHNKEVIECAMKVAQSRLCPPLLGQIVAEASIDGTEEYSKACFDEYKARRDFIIDGLNKIPGVYSPMPEGAFYTLASLPVEDAEDFCRWCLTDFEYEGATVMMAPAAGFYSTPGLGKNEVRIAYVLCVEDLAKALECLKHALEEYNSKKK
- a CDS encoding GDP-L-fucose synthase, producing MLDKSSKIYVAGHKGLVGSAIWDNLISRGYTNLIGRTHAELDLMDPVAVREFFDREKPDAVVLAAAFVGGIMANLKLRADFIYRNLQIQQNVIGESWRHGVKKLLFLGSTCIYPKMAPQPMAEDALLTSELEYTNEPYAIAKIAGLKMCESFSLQYGCNYIAVMPTNLYGPNDNFDLEKSHVLPAMIRKIHLAGALQRGDWPLVRRDLAARPVEGVGGDASDADILAVLGRYGVEAGKVRLWGTGNALREFLWSEDMADASVHVLLNVDFKDVADGPVNKDGIKEIRNCHINVGTGKEITIKELAALVAAATRYEGEILWDSSRPDGTPRKLTDVSKLNSLGWRHSVELEDGVSRLYEWYLASL
- a CDS encoding GDPmannose 4,6-dehydratase, with protein sequence MAKALITGITGQDGSYLAEFLLGKGYEVHGVLRRSSSFNTGRIEHLYLDEWVRDMKNGRQINLHYGDMTDSSSLIRLISEIKPDEIYNLAAQSHVKVSFEVPEFTAETDAVGVLRLLEAVRICGLEKTCRIYQASTSELYGKVQKVPQNEATPFYPRSPYGVAKLYGFWIVKNYRESYGMYAVNGILFNHESPRRGENFVTKKITMAAARIAKGLQEKLYLGNLDALRDWGHAQDYVECMWLMLQQDQPEDYVIATGEQHSVREFCTLAFKYAGIELRWEGSGLEEKGIDAATGKVLVEVDPRFFRPSEVDSLLGDPSKARTKLGWNPRRTSFGSLVKEMVEFDLSKC
- a CDS encoding cytidine deaminase, translated to MTDKKLEIRYREYGSVEDLAPEDKELALSAIEAQKSSYAPYSKFNVGAAVRLADGSIVKGSNQENAATPSGLCAERTAMFAASATHPGVPMVSLAIVGGPGYTICDEPATPCGSCRQVMAEYQKVGGRPIGIILVGKDKIMQFDKVDDVLPFIFTSLD